In the Mycolicibacter sp. MU0102 genome, one interval contains:
- a CDS encoding UPF0182 family protein produces MGMRPTARMPKLTARSRIMVGSAFVVIALLLLGPRLIDGYVDWLWFGELGYRSVFVTTLLTRLVTFVVVTLLVGGIVFAAMATAFRVRPVFVPSNGVNDPVARYRTTVLSRLRLFGFGIPAGIGVLAGIVAQSYWVRIQLFLRGGDFGITDPQFGKDLGFYAFDLPFYRLVVGLLLATLCLATIANLTTHYIFGGIRLSGRAGALSRPARIQVVSLIGTLVLLKAGAYWLDRYELLSHTRTGKPFTGAGYTDINAVLPAKMILLAIALICAVAVFSAIVLRDLQIPAIGLVLLLLSSVVVGAGWPLIVEQFSVKPNAAQKESEYISRSITATRQAYGLTEDVVTYRDYRGDARATAAQVGADAATTSNIRLLDPTIVSPAFTQFQQGKNFYFFPDQLTIDRYRDDEGQLRDYVVAARELNPDRLIDNQRDWINRHTVFTHGNGFIASPANTVRGIANDPNQNGGYPEFLANVVGANGGVVSDGPARLDQPRVYYGPVIADTAADYAIVGRNGADREYDYETNTETKNYTYTGTGGVGVGNWLARSVFAAKFAERNFLFSNVIGADSKILFNRDPASRVQAVAPWLTTDSTVYPAIVNKRLVWIIDGYTTLDNYPYSELTSLSSATADSKEVEFNRLLPDRRVSYIRNSVKATVDAYDGTVSLYAQDEHDPVLRAWMQVFPGTVKPKSEISPELAEHLRYPEDLFKVQRMLLAKYHVNDPVTFFSTSDFWDVPLDPNPTASSFQPPYYIVAKNLAKGDNSASFQLTSAMNRFKRDYLAAYISASSDPDTYGKLTVLTIPGQVNGPKLANNAITTDTTVSQDLGVIGRDNQNRIRWGNLLTLPVAQGGLLYVEPVYASPGSSDASSSYPRLIRVAMMYNDKIGYGPTVSDALTGLFGPGAGAAATDIAPTENGAAAQGTPPSATPPVAAVPTPPAAEVALSPAKAAALREVESALNAVRDTQHRGDFAAYGAALQRLDDAMAKFNSAK; encoded by the coding sequence GTGGGGATGCGGCCCACTGCGAGGATGCCGAAATTGACCGCGCGCAGCCGGATCATGGTTGGCAGCGCCTTCGTCGTGATCGCGCTGCTGCTGTTGGGGCCGCGGCTGATCGACGGCTATGTCGACTGGTTGTGGTTCGGCGAGCTGGGCTACCGCTCGGTGTTCGTCACCACGTTGCTGACCCGCCTGGTCACCTTTGTCGTGGTGACACTGCTGGTCGGCGGCATCGTGTTCGCCGCGATGGCCACCGCCTTCCGGGTCCGGCCGGTCTTCGTCCCCAGCAACGGCGTCAACGACCCGGTGGCTCGGTATCGGACCACGGTGCTGTCGCGGCTGCGGCTGTTCGGATTCGGAATTCCGGCCGGCATCGGTGTGCTGGCCGGCATCGTCGCGCAGAGCTACTGGGTGCGTATTCAGCTGTTCCTGCGGGGCGGTGACTTCGGGATCACCGATCCGCAGTTCGGCAAAGACCTGGGCTTCTATGCCTTCGACCTGCCGTTCTACCGGCTGGTGGTGGGGCTGCTGCTCGCGACGCTGTGTCTGGCCACCATCGCGAACCTGACCACGCACTACATCTTCGGCGGTATCCGACTGTCCGGCCGGGCGGGCGCCCTGAGTCGCCCGGCCCGCATCCAGGTGGTCAGCCTGATCGGAACCCTGGTGCTGCTCAAGGCCGGGGCCTACTGGCTGGATCGCTACGAGCTGCTCAGCCACACCCGCACCGGCAAGCCGTTCACCGGAGCCGGTTACACCGACATCAACGCGGTGCTGCCGGCCAAGATGATCCTGCTGGCGATCGCACTGATCTGCGCGGTCGCGGTGTTCTCCGCGATCGTGCTGCGCGACTTGCAGATTCCGGCGATCGGTCTGGTGCTGTTGCTGCTGTCGTCGGTCGTGGTCGGCGCAGGCTGGCCGCTGATCGTCGAACAGTTCAGCGTCAAGCCGAACGCGGCGCAGAAGGAGAGCGAGTACATCTCCCGCTCGATCACGGCGACCCGGCAGGCCTACGGCCTGACCGAGGATGTGGTCACCTACCGCGACTACCGCGGTGACGCGCGCGCCACCGCCGCGCAGGTGGGCGCCGATGCGGCCACCACCTCCAACATCCGGCTGCTGGACCCGACCATCGTCAGTCCCGCGTTCACCCAGTTTCAGCAGGGCAAGAACTTCTACTTCTTCCCCGACCAGCTCACCATCGACCGCTATCGCGATGACGAGGGCCAGCTGCGTGACTATGTGGTCGCTGCACGCGAGCTGAACCCGGATCGACTGATCGACAACCAGCGCGACTGGATCAACCGGCACACCGTGTTCACCCACGGCAACGGGTTCATCGCCTCGCCGGCCAACACCGTGCGCGGTATCGCCAACGACCCCAACCAGAACGGTGGATACCCGGAGTTCTTGGCCAACGTCGTCGGTGCCAACGGCGGTGTCGTCTCCGACGGGCCGGCACGCCTCGACCAGCCGCGGGTTTACTACGGACCGGTGATCGCCGACACCGCCGCCGACTACGCGATCGTCGGTCGCAACGGTGCCGACCGTGAGTACGACTACGAGACCAACACCGAGACCAAGAACTACACCTACACCGGTACCGGTGGTGTAGGTGTCGGAAACTGGTTGGCCCGCAGCGTGTTCGCCGCGAAGTTCGCCGAGCGCAACTTCTTGTTCTCCAACGTGATCGGCGCGGACAGCAAGATCCTGTTCAACCGCGACCCGGCGAGCCGGGTGCAGGCGGTGGCGCCCTGGCTGACCACCGACTCCACGGTGTATCCGGCGATCGTGAACAAGCGCCTGGTGTGGATCATCGACGGCTACACCACGCTGGACAACTACCCGTACTCGGAGCTGACGTCGCTGTCGTCGGCGACCGCGGACTCCAAAGAGGTGGAGTTCAACCGGCTGCTGCCGGACCGGCGGGTGTCCTACATCCGCAACTCGGTGAAGGCCACCGTCGACGCCTACGACGGAACGGTGAGCCTGTACGCCCAGGACGAGCACGACCCGGTGCTGCGGGCGTGGATGCAGGTGTTCCCCGGCACGGTCAAACCGAAGTCCGAGATCTCACCCGAGCTCGCCGAGCACCTGCGCTATCCCGAGGACCTGTTCAAGGTGCAGCGGATGCTCTTGGCCAAGTACCACGTCAACGACCCGGTGACCTTCTTCTCCACCTCGGACTTCTGGGACGTGCCGCTGGACCCCAACCCGACCGCGAGCAGCTTCCAGCCGCCGTATTACATCGTCGCGAAAAACCTTGCCAAGGGCGACAATTCGGCTTCCTTCCAGCTGACCAGCGCGATGAACCGGTTCAAGCGCGATTACTTGGCCGCCTACATCAGTGCCAGCTCGGATCCGGACACCTACGGCAAGCTCACCGTGCTCACCATTCCCGGGCAGGTCAACGGGCCCAAGCTGGCCAATAACGCGATCACCACCGACACCACGGTCAGCCAAGACCTCGGCGTGATCGGGCGCGACAACCAGAACCGCATCCGGTGGGGCAATCTGCTGACCCTGCCGGTGGCGCAGGGCGGACTGCTCTACGTCGAACCGGTCTATGCCTCACCAGGTTCCAGCGATGCCTCGTCGTCGTACCCGCGCCTCATCCGGGTGGCGATGATGTACAACGACAAGATCGGCTACGGGCCGACGGTCTCCGACGCACTCACCGGCCTGTTCGGGCCCGGTGCCGGCGCGGCTGCCACCGACATCGCACCCACCGAGAACGGCGCTGCCGCGCAGGGGACGCCACCCTCGGCGACCCCGCCGGTTGCGGCGGTGCCGACGCCCCCGGCTGCCGAGGTCGCGTTGTCCCCGGCCAAAGCCGCGGCGCTGCGCGAGGTCGAGTCGGCGCTCAATGCGGTGCGCGACACCCAGCACCGCGGTGACTTCGCTGCCTACGGTGCGGCGCTGCAACGCCTCGACGACGCGATGGCCAAGTTCAACAGCGCCAAGTAA
- a CDS encoding PDZ domain-containing protein: protein MNRRILTLLAAVLPVVAFGVLLTAVTVPFVSLGPGPTFDTLGMIDGKQVVDIEGTTTHPTTGHLNMTTVSQRDGLTLGEALALWLSGREQLMPRDLVYPPGKSRQEVDESNDADFRASEQSAEYAALGYLRYPSAVTLADVQDPGPSAGALQRGDAVDAVNGEPVYTTAQFTARLADTKPGETVVIDYRRKNAAPGTARITLGENKDRANGFLGVSVLDAPWAPFTIDFNLANIGGPSAGLMFSLAVVDKLTNGTLAGPNFVAGTGVIKANGQVDAIGGIAHKMMAAREAGATVFLVPADNCYEARNDDKGLQLVKVDSLAQAVGALRTITDGGQPPSC from the coding sequence GTGAACAGGCGGATTCTGACGCTGTTGGCGGCTGTGCTGCCGGTGGTCGCGTTCGGCGTGCTGCTGACGGCGGTGACGGTGCCCTTCGTGTCGTTGGGGCCGGGTCCGACGTTCGACACCCTCGGCATGATCGACGGCAAGCAGGTGGTCGACATCGAGGGCACCACCACACACCCGACGACCGGCCACCTCAACATGACCACGGTTTCCCAGCGCGACGGTCTGACACTGGGGGAGGCGTTGGCTCTGTGGTTGTCCGGACGTGAGCAGCTCATGCCGCGTGACCTGGTCTATCCGCCCGGCAAGTCCCGTCAGGAAGTCGACGAGAGCAACGACGCCGACTTCCGTGCGTCCGAGCAGAGTGCCGAGTACGCCGCGCTCGGCTACCTGCGCTACCCCTCGGCGGTCACCCTCGCCGACGTCCAAGACCCGGGGCCGTCGGCCGGCGCGCTGCAGCGCGGCGACGCCGTGGACGCCGTCAACGGCGAACCGGTGTACACCACGGCGCAGTTCACCGCCCGGCTGGCCGACACCAAGCCCGGCGAGACGGTTGTCATCGACTACCGGCGCAAGAACGCCGCACCCGGCACGGCGCGGATTACGCTCGGAGAGAACAAGGACCGCGCCAACGGATTCCTCGGCGTGTCCGTCCTCGATGCGCCGTGGGCGCCGTTCACCATCGACTTCAATCTGGCCAACATCGGCGGCCCGTCGGCGGGGCTGATGTTCTCGCTGGCCGTCGTCGACAAGCTGACCAACGGCACCCTGGCCGGGCCGAATTTCGTTGCCGGCACCGGGGTCATCAAGGCCAACGGCCAGGTCGACGCCATCGGCGGGATCGCGCACAAGATGATGGCGGCCCGCGAGGCCGGCGCGACGGTGTTCCTGGTCCCGGCCGACAACTGCTACGAGGCCAGAAACGACGACAAGGGTCTGCAACTGGTCAAAGTCGACAGCCTCGCCCAGGCAGTGGGCGCGCTGCGAACCATCACCGACGGTGGTCAGCCACCCTCTTGCTGA
- a CDS encoding zinc-dependent metalloprotease produces MADLPFGFSSGDDPDRERGSRPSDPFGMGAGFNMADLGQVFTQLGQMFSGAGRVGADGRPAGPVNYDLARQVAIKSIGSVAPVTASTATAIGDAVHLAETWLDGATSLPAGTTSGVAWTPVNWVEHTMTTWQRLCDPMAEQVSSVWASALPEEAKSMAGPLLSVMSQMGGLAFGSQLGQALGRLSGEVLTSTDIGLPLGPSGVAALLPGAIEELAGGLEQPRSEIVTFLAAREAAHHRLFTHVPWLSNQLLSAVEAYARGMKIDIRGIEELAQGFDPAAMTDPSAMNELLNQGVFEPKSTPEQLAALERLETLLALIEGWVQTVVNAALGDRIPGTAALSEMLRRRRATGGPAEQTFATLVGLELRPRKLREAAVLWERLTTAVGADARDKVWQHPDLLPESADLDEPAAFIDRIIGGSSDIDSAIDQAIAEFQREAGNPDDAGD; encoded by the coding sequence ATGGCTGATCTGCCCTTTGGTTTCTCTTCTGGGGACGACCCCGACCGCGAGCGAGGCTCCCGGCCCTCCGACCCGTTCGGGATGGGTGCTGGATTCAACATGGCCGATCTGGGCCAGGTCTTTACCCAGCTCGGGCAGATGTTCAGCGGCGCCGGCCGGGTGGGCGCCGACGGCCGACCGGCCGGGCCGGTGAATTACGACCTGGCACGACAGGTCGCGATCAAGTCGATCGGTTCGGTCGCGCCCGTCACCGCCTCAACCGCGACCGCCATCGGCGATGCGGTGCACCTGGCTGAAACCTGGCTCGACGGGGCGACTTCATTGCCGGCCGGCACCACCAGCGGGGTCGCCTGGACGCCCGTGAACTGGGTCGAGCACACCATGACCACCTGGCAGCGACTGTGCGACCCGATGGCCGAACAGGTTTCGTCGGTGTGGGCGTCGGCGCTTCCGGAAGAGGCCAAGAGCATGGCCGGTCCGTTGTTGTCGGTGATGTCGCAGATGGGCGGATTGGCGTTCGGCTCCCAACTGGGCCAGGCGCTGGGACGGTTGTCCGGCGAGGTGCTGACCTCGACCGACATCGGCCTGCCGCTGGGGCCCAGCGGAGTGGCCGCGCTGCTGCCCGGCGCGATCGAGGAATTGGCCGGCGGCCTGGAGCAGCCGCGCAGCGAGATCGTCACCTTCCTGGCCGCCCGCGAGGCCGCCCACCACCGACTGTTCACCCACGTGCCCTGGCTGTCCAACCAGCTGCTCAGCGCGGTGGAGGCCTACGCCCGAGGCATGAAGATCGACATCCGGGGCATCGAGGAACTGGCCCAGGGCTTCGATCCGGCGGCGATGACCGATCCCTCGGCGATGAATGAACTGCTGAACCAGGGCGTCTTCGAGCCCAAGTCGACCCCGGAGCAACTCGCCGCCCTGGAGCGCCTCGAGACCCTGCTGGCCCTGATCGAGGGCTGGGTTCAGACCGTGGTCAATGCGGCGCTGGGCGACCGGATCCCGGGCACCGCCGCGCTCTCGGAGATGCTGCGCCGCCGGCGCGCCACCGGTGGCCCGGCCGAGCAGACCTTCGCCACGCTGGTCGGTCTGGAACTGCGCCCGCGCAAACTGCGCGAGGCCGCGGTGCTCTGGGAGCGGTTGACCACGGCGGTCGGGGCCGACGCGCGCGACAAGGTGTGGCAGCACCCCGATCTGCTGCCCGAATCCGCCGATCTAGACGAACCGGCCGCCTTCATCGACCGGATCATCGGCGGCTCCAGTGACATCGACTCGGCCATCGACCAGGCGATCGCGGAGTTTCAGCGCGAAGCCGGTAATCCCGACGACGCCGGCGACTGA
- a CDS encoding lysophospholipid acyltransferase family protein, with translation MHVLQDTHAILNHPPRVEAMRRAVEAVADAVTPVVEAYRPYVEGLENLPRDGRFLLVGNHTQVSVEALLIPFHVRRAIGQRVRPLTDRQFGRMRGPARDLLAAAGALVGAPEPVRELMRRNEPILVFPGGGREIPKFKGEEYTLRWQGRAGFARLAVEHDYPIVPVGLVGGDDVYRSLSRRGGSWERFSVALSSRFSGPPEMAIPLQHGIGPTLIPRPQRMYLRFGAPIETTQPDRVSNEKWVATVREKTQQSLEAILAELLDVRAEDPYRHLNPLAWRQAISPPEATGPQSPASSGLPASR, from the coding sequence ATGCACGTCCTCCAAGACACTCACGCGATCTTGAACCATCCGCCGCGAGTCGAAGCCATGCGGCGCGCCGTGGAGGCCGTCGCCGACGCGGTCACACCCGTCGTCGAGGCGTACCGCCCCTACGTCGAAGGGCTCGAAAATCTTCCCCGAGATGGCCGATTTCTCTTGGTGGGCAACCACACTCAGGTCAGTGTGGAAGCCCTGCTGATTCCCTTCCATGTCCGGCGAGCAATCGGCCAACGAGTGCGGCCGTTGACGGATCGACAGTTCGGGCGCATGCGGGGCCCGGCCCGAGATCTGCTCGCCGCTGCGGGGGCGCTGGTGGGCGCCCCGGAGCCCGTCCGCGAACTGATGCGCCGCAACGAGCCCATCCTGGTGTTCCCGGGCGGTGGTCGCGAGATTCCCAAGTTCAAGGGGGAGGAGTACACCCTGCGCTGGCAGGGCCGCGCCGGATTCGCCCGTCTCGCAGTCGAACACGACTATCCGATCGTGCCGGTCGGACTGGTGGGTGGCGACGACGTCTACCGGAGCCTGAGTCGTCGCGGTGGCAGCTGGGAGCGCTTCAGTGTGGCTCTGTCGAGTCGGTTTTCAGGGCCGCCGGAGATGGCTATACCCCTGCAGCACGGCATCGGTCCGACTCTGATCCCTCGACCGCAGCGGATGTACTTGCGCTTCGGCGCCCCCATTGAGACCACCCAGCCGGACCGCGTCTCGAACGAGAAATGGGTTGCCACCGTGCGGGAGAAGACTCAACAGTCGCTCGAGGCGATCTTGGCCGAGCTGCTCGACGTCCGCGCCGAGGACCCCTACCGCCACCTCAATCCCTTGGCTTGGCGGCAAGCAATCTCACCGCCGGAAGCCACCGGGCCTCAGTCGCCGGCGTCGTCGGGATTACCGGCTTCGCGCTGA
- a CDS encoding TetR/AcrR family transcriptional regulator, with amino-acid sequence MRRSATELRGQILDAARAEFARHGLAGSRIDRIAREAHASKERLYAHFGDKETLFREVVDTDVTAFYRSVTLRPDAVPEFAGDVYDLGRNSPEHLRMITWARLEGLALDEPHADGQALFEHAVTAIETAQADGHVDSSWEPLDLLALLFGIGLAWAHSPEPYETLTDRTVIARQRRAAVEAARRIVSGPCG; translated from the coding sequence GTGAGAAGGAGCGCCACCGAGCTGCGCGGTCAGATCCTCGACGCTGCCCGCGCCGAGTTCGCTCGCCATGGTCTTGCCGGGTCACGCATCGATCGCATCGCCCGCGAGGCACACGCCAGCAAGGAACGTCTCTACGCCCACTTCGGCGACAAGGAAACACTGTTTCGCGAAGTGGTGGACACCGACGTGACGGCCTTCTATCGGTCGGTCACCCTGCGCCCCGACGCGGTGCCCGAATTCGCCGGCGACGTCTACGATTTGGGCAGAAACAGCCCCGAACACCTGCGCATGATCACCTGGGCCCGCCTGGAAGGACTGGCCCTCGACGAGCCCCACGCCGACGGGCAGGCGCTCTTCGAGCACGCGGTCACCGCCATCGAAACCGCCCAGGCCGACGGGCACGTCGACAGCTCCTGGGAGCCTCTCGATCTGCTGGCGCTGCTGTTCGGTATCGGCCTGGCCTGGGCGCACTCCCCCGAGCCGTACGAGACCCTCACCGACCGCACCGTGATCGCACGCCAACGCCGCGCCGCTGTGGAGGCCGCGCGGCGCATCGTTTCTGGCCCCTGTGGATGA
- a CDS encoding TOMM precursor leader peptide-binding protein — protein sequence MTRVGSETTTYTLDPALPVLLRPDGAVQVGWDPRRAVLVRPPRGLSTAALATVLRTMQIPTTVAALRHEAAQHGPVDTADLDDLLAALVAARVAVRGAATGRQCRTVSLRVHGRGPLSDLLVESLRCSSAVVRRSSHPHAAVSAAGTDLVVLADYLVPEPRLVRELHAARVPHLPVRVRDGTGVVGPLVLPGVTSCLRCADLHRRDRDSAWPAVAAQLRHTAAHADRATVLATAALALSQVDRVIAAARGVATGPDLAAPPTLDATLELDLAAGSMLTRRWVRHPLCDC from the coding sequence GTGACCAGGGTTGGTTCCGAGACCACCACCTACACCCTCGATCCGGCGCTACCGGTGTTGCTGCGCCCCGACGGTGCCGTCCAGGTCGGCTGGGACCCGCGGCGCGCCGTGCTGGTGCGACCGCCTCGCGGGCTGAGCACGGCGGCACTGGCCACCGTCCTACGCACGATGCAGATCCCGACCACCGTGGCCGCGCTGCGCCATGAAGCCGCCCAACACGGCCCGGTGGACACCGCGGACCTCGACGACCTGCTGGCCGCGCTGGTGGCGGCACGTGTCGCCGTCCGCGGCGCCGCCACCGGCCGTCAATGCCGCACGGTCTCGCTGCGGGTGCACGGCCGCGGGCCGTTGTCGGATCTGTTGGTCGAGTCGCTGCGCTGCTCGAGCGCCGTGGTCCGGCGCAGCAGCCATCCGCACGCCGCGGTGAGCGCCGCCGGGACCGATCTGGTGGTGCTGGCGGACTACCTGGTTCCCGAGCCGCGGTTGGTACGTGAGCTGCACGCCGCGCGGGTGCCGCACCTGCCGGTACGGGTGCGCGACGGCACCGGCGTGGTCGGTCCGCTGGTCCTGCCGGGAGTCACCAGTTGTTTGCGATGCGCCGATCTGCACCGGCGAGACCGGGACTCCGCGTGGCCCGCGGTGGCCGCGCAGCTACGCCACACGGCCGCCCACGCCGACCGGGCAACCGTGCTGGCGACGGCGGCGCTGGCGCTGAGCCAAGTCGACCGGGTGATCGCAGCGGCGCGCGGCGTTGCAACCGGCCCGGACCTGGCTGCTCCGCCGACACTGGATGCCACCCTGGAGCTGGATCTGGCCGCCGGATCGATGCTGACGCGGCGCTGGGTCCGCCACCCGCTCTGCGATTGCTGA
- a CDS encoding IS3 family transposase (programmed frameshift), with translation MSEGSPRRYPAELRSRAVRMVAEVRHEYPSEWAAIESVASKLGIGTAQTLLSWVRKDQVDGGKRPGVTSEMAEELRRLRAENRELKRANEILKSASNFFRGGARPPASLICTYIDQNKDRFGVEPICRVLSAHGVKIAPSTYYDAHARGRSARAAADEDLKPQIRQVFERNYRVYGARKVWLALNRDGVAVARCTVERLMRDMGLRGAHRGKVRRTTIPDPQGVRARDLVLRQFNPPAPNRLWVADMTYVSTWSGFVYAAFVIDTYSRRIVGWRTSTTMTSALVLDAIEHAIWTRQRDGISDLTGLVQHHDRGSQYTSIAYTERLAAAGIDASVGRVGDSYDNAVAETINGLYKTELIKPRGPWRTIDQVEVATLEWVDWFNHRRINSYCADMPPAEYEALYYSQHRTQKVTEFSNP, from the exons ATGTCAGAAGGTTCTCCGCGTAGGTACCCGGCCGAGTTGCGTTCTCGTGCGGTGCGCATGGTTGCCGAGGTCCGTCACGAGTATCCGTCGGAATGGGCAGCGATCGAGTCGGTGGCGTCCAAGCTGGGGATCGGGACGGCGCAGACGTTGTTGAGCTGGGTCCGCAAGGACCAGGTCGATGGGGGCAAGCGCCCTGGTGTCACCTCCGAGATGGCGGAGGAACTGCGGAGGCTTCGAGCCGAGAACCGGGAGCTCAAGCGGGCTAACGAGATTCTGAAGTCGGCGTCGA ACTTTTTTCGCGGCGGAGCTCGACCGCCGGCCTCGTTGATCTGCACCTATATCGACCAGAACAAGGATCGCTTCGGTGTCGAGCCGATCTGCCGGGTGCTGAGCGCGCACGGCGTCAAGATCGCACCGAGCACCTACTACGACGCCCATGCCCGGGGCCGCTCGGCCCGAGCTGCCGCCGACGAGGACCTCAAACCCCAGATCCGGCAGGTGTTTGAGCGCAACTACCGCGTTTACGGGGCCCGTAAAGTGTGGCTGGCCCTCAACCGTGACGGTGTGGCGGTGGCCCGCTGCACTGTGGAACGGCTGATGCGCGACATGGGCCTGCGCGGGGCGCACCGGGGCAAGGTGCGGCGCACGACCATCCCTGATCCGCAAGGCGTCAGGGCCCGTGATCTGGTCCTGCGCCAGTTCAACCCGCCCGCACCGAACCGGCTGTGGGTGGCCGACATGACCTACGTGTCGACCTGGTCAGGGTTCGTCTACGCCGCGTTCGTCATCGACACCTACTCCCGGCGGATCGTGGGGTGGCGCACCTCGACCACGATGACCAGCGCGTTGGTGCTTGATGCGATCGAGCACGCCATCTGGACTCGCCAGCGCGATGGGATCAGCGACCTGACCGGCCTGGTGCAACATCACGACAGAGGCAGTCAATACACCTCCATCGCCTACACCGAACGTCTGGCCGCAGCCGGAATCGACGCCTCAGTCGGCCGGGTCGGTGACAGTTACGACAATGCCGTCGCCGAAACCATCAACGGCCTCTACAAGACCGAACTGATCAAGCCCCGCGGCCCGTGGCGCACCATCGACCAGGTCGAAGTCGCCACCCTGGAATGGGTGGACTGGTTCAACCACCGCCGCATCAACAGCTACTGCGCCGACATGCCACCGGCCGAATATGAAGCCCTCTACTACAGTCAGCACCGAACCCAGAAAGTCACTGAGTTCTCAAACCCGTGA
- a CDS encoding Gp19/Gp15/Gp42 family protein yields MQNPEGYTSETDGDYTYQLNYQLASGELEITRKEWSLLGVGSGVFLIHPLLSTPFLRYRPDPRFRFPVWSGGSG; encoded by the coding sequence ATCCAAAACCCCGAGGGCTACACCTCCGAGACTGACGGAGACTACACCTACCAGTTGAACTACCAACTGGCCTCTGGGGAGCTGGAGATCACTCGGAAAGAATGGTCATTGTTGGGGGTGGGTTCCGGGGTGTTTCTCATCCACCCGTTGCTCTCTACTCCGTTTCTGCGCTACCGCCCGGACCCTCGGTTCAGGTTCCCTGTGTGGTCGGGCGGGTCTGGTTAA
- a CDS encoding recombinase family protein, whose translation MTKSASQRVLGRVRLSRATDESTSVERQRELIEQWSAANGHSIVGWAEDTDVSGSVDPFDTAQLGDWLKNRPHEFDTLVAWKLDRLSRNTISLNKLFGWCIEHDKTVVSCSEAIDLATPVGRLIASVIGFLAEGELEAIRERTKASRAKLRELGRWGGGTAPYGFRPVELVGGGWLLEVDHEAAEVIRRIVRELLDGASMNGIASRLTADGVHSPSDRHRVNRGLEPLGRKWQVTPIRQILRGRTLLGQLHHEGRAVRDDDGLPVQLSDGLISPSDWERVQVVLDGNSNARKDARRAPTALLSGLAFCKTCEKVLHSESNTSRRNSAGERRTYRYYSCADRCSPMLPAGELDLLAEETFLQELGDRPARERVWVPGDDNTEAMAEALQAVDELTTAAGRAVSATMRDRLQRQLAALDARIAELETQPLREAHWEWQETGGTYGDRWRSAADDPEERRRLLERSGITFEARVVGGRGSKAREFSIRIPGALKDPDSPM comes from the coding sequence ATGACGAAGTCTGCCTCACAACGTGTGCTAGGCCGTGTCCGGCTGTCCCGAGCGACCGACGAGTCGACGTCGGTGGAGCGGCAACGGGAACTAATCGAGCAGTGGTCGGCTGCGAACGGTCACAGCATCGTGGGATGGGCCGAGGACACCGACGTGTCCGGGTCTGTAGATCCATTCGATACGGCACAGCTAGGGGACTGGCTGAAGAACAGGCCCCACGAGTTCGACACCCTTGTCGCGTGGAAGCTCGACCGTCTATCGCGGAACACGATCAGCCTCAACAAGCTGTTCGGATGGTGCATCGAGCATGACAAAACGGTGGTGTCTTGCTCGGAGGCGATAGACCTCGCAACGCCGGTTGGCCGGTTGATCGCCTCGGTAATCGGATTTCTGGCCGAAGGTGAGCTAGAAGCGATTCGAGAGCGAACTAAGGCGAGTAGGGCAAAGCTTCGTGAACTTGGACGCTGGGGCGGTGGAACGGCTCCGTACGGGTTCCGGCCCGTCGAACTCGTAGGCGGCGGGTGGCTGCTGGAAGTGGACCACGAGGCGGCCGAGGTTATCCGCCGGATAGTTCGGGAACTGCTCGATGGGGCCTCTATGAACGGAATCGCCTCGCGGCTCACTGCCGACGGGGTCCACAGCCCATCGGATCGGCACCGGGTCAACCGGGGCCTTGAACCGCTAGGCCGTAAATGGCAGGTGACCCCGATCCGGCAGATTCTCCGGGGGCGAACACTGTTGGGTCAGCTACACCACGAGGGCAGGGCCGTCCGCGACGACGACGGCCTACCTGTGCAACTATCGGATGGATTGATTAGCCCATCCGATTGGGAGCGCGTACAGGTTGTATTAGACGGCAATTCCAACGCCCGCAAGGATGCTCGGCGCGCCCCTACCGCGCTGCTGTCAGGGCTCGCATTCTGTAAGACCTGCGAGAAGGTTCTCCACTCAGAGAGCAACACGAGCCGCCGAAACAGCGCCGGCGAACGGCGCACATACCGCTACTACTCGTGTGCTGACCGTTGCTCCCCGATGCTCCCAGCTGGAGAACTTGACCTATTGGCCGAAGAGACTTTTCTACAAGAGCTTGGGGACCGCCCTGCCCGTGAGCGCGTGTGGGTACCCGGCGATGACAACACCGAAGCCATGGCCGAAGCCCTTCAGGCGGTGGACGAACTGACCACCGCCGCGGGGCGGGCTGTGTCGGCCACGATGAGAGACCGACTACAGCGGCAACTTGCTGCCCTTGATGCTCGGATTGCGGAACTCGAAACACAGCCGCTACGCGAGGCGCACTGGGAATGGCAGGAGACGGGCGGCACATACGGCGACCGCTGGCGGTCTGCGGCGGATGACCCCGAGGAACGCCGCCGATTACTAGAGCGGTCTGGGATCACCTTTGAAGCCCGCGTCGTCGGTGGCAGGGGGAGTAAGGCGCGAGAGTTCAGCATTCGAATACCAGGAGCGCTGAAAGATCCCGACAGCCCTATGTGA